ATAATTATTTGAAAAAGAGATAGATTCCGCCAAGTATTACCAATCCACCGGCTACTCGCTTGATCCAGAGAACAGTCGATGTCTGGTTCGTCCAGTCGAGGTAGCGTTGCAGTCGGGTAGCTAATACACCGGCAATAACAATGACGATACAGTGACCGATGGCGAATAATAGTAGCAAGCTAACCGAAAAGATGAAGTTCGTGTTAGCGAATTGAAACGCAACCCCCAACACGGGTGCCATGTATGCAAAAGTGCAGGGTCCTAACGCGAGTCCGAACAAAAGTCCGATTGCCAGCGCGGAGACGAAAACTGATTTACTGCGCAACGGCTTTAGTTGCACACCAAAATCGGGCATCGGAATTACTTCCATCAACAACAGACCTACGATGACGAATACCGGACTTACGATGTACTTACCGTAAGGACCGATATCACCCATCATCCGCCCCATCCATGCGGTTATCAGTCCGATTACAGCAATCGTAATGAAGATGCCAACTGCGAATAGCGACGAGAGAGCAATCGTACGCTTTATCGAGTTGGTTCCTTGGGCAGCAAGAAATCCCACAACAAGTGGAATACTCGTCAAGTGACACGGACTAAGCAGGATACTAAGAACGCCCCAGAGAAATGCCGCCGTTAGCGCTAACCCACTGCTGGCATACATCGCTTCGCTTAAGGTAGAGAAAAGCGAATCCAATATTATCCTCTCTTGCCAGTTATCGGTTTCAAGCCTTTGCCTTGCAGAAGTTTGTCGATCTCTTTCTCAGAATAGAATCCCTCGTGGCGGAAAAACTCTTTTCCGCTTGCATCGAGAAACACCTGCGTCGGGATCAACCGAACGTTGTACTGTTTCGAATATTTCTTTTGATCGTCTTTCCAGACGTCGTAGAAGATGACTTTTACTTGTTCGCCGTACTTCGCTTCGATGGCTTTCATCACCGGCTGCATCTGTTTGCAGGGGATGCAATTCACCGAACCCAATTCGACGAAAGTAACGATGGGAAGCTGTTTGTTAACTGTATCGGCAGCCGGTTGCTTTGCGGTTTGGAGCGGAGTGTTTTCTTCGCAATACCCATTGCCGACAATAGCGATAAAAATCGCTGCAAGTATAACGATGCGCCGCAACATCAAACACCTCCCTGCAGCCACTGGACGATTTGTTCATCCTTGGGAATTCCTCCCGACCATTTCACAACGCCATCAATTACTAACCCCGGGGTCGAAAGAATACCATACTTCATAATATCTTTGATTTCGGCAACTTTGGAAACCTCGGCG
The bacterium genome window above contains:
- a CDS encoding thioredoxin family protein, translating into MKQVLVLGTGCAKCKLLEEKVRQAIAQHGIAAEVSKVAEIKDIMKYGILSTPGLVIDGVVKWSGGIPKDEQIVQWLQGGV
- a CDS encoding thioredoxin family protein translates to MLRRIVILAAIFIAIVGNGYCEENTPLQTAKQPAADTVNKQLPIVTFVELGSVNCIPCKQMQPVMKAIEAKYGEQVKVIFYDVWKDDQKKYSKQYNVRLIPTQVFLDASGKEFFRHEGFYSEKEIDKLLQGKGLKPITGKRG
- a CDS encoding cytochrome c biogenesis protein CcdA: MLDSLFSTLSEAMYASSGLALTAAFLWGVLSILLSPCHLTSIPLVVGFLAAQGTNSIKRTIALSSLFAVGIFITIAVIGLITAWMGRMMGDIGPYGKYIVSPVFVIVGLLLMEVIPMPDFGVQLKPLRSKSVFVSALAIGLLFGLALGPCTFAYMAPVLGVAFQFANTNFIFSVSLLLLFAIGHCIVIVIAGVLATRLQRYLDWTNQTSTVLWIKRVAGGLVILGGIYLFFK